One stretch of Pomacea canaliculata isolate SZHN2017 linkage group LG1, ASM307304v1, whole genome shotgun sequence DNA includes these proteins:
- the LOC112573995 gene encoding voltage-dependent calcium channel gamma-5 subunit-like isoform X1: protein MKCSVYRLTIVSFAMAAMAVTVLSLAVATDSWLLMREKMVFEGLALNDSWTRVWAGMWRLCMEMEYVPNTMECMPISYTVGGSRGENMTLTALTIIAAARKSVALPVSALIISVMGAIFTVVGNIRRDVRTLVGAVCYVLAGLSLAVGMILYISAVNDEVGYRSSTMQEEGGFSYGYGWSFFIAGVGFLTSEIAAVVGVTLFLKRNAKMEDMIRIIPGLEDKVDPVHVYTGKCGVHNAGASRFSDNA from the exons ATGAAGTGCAGCGTGTACAGGTTGACCATCGTCTCCTTCGCCATGGCCGCCATGGCCGTCACGGTGCTGTCTCTGGCCGTGGCCACCGACTCCTGGCTGCTCATGCGTGAAAAGATGGTCTTCGAGGGCCTGGCGCTCAATGACTCGTGGACGCGCGTGTGGGCCGGAATGTGGCGACTGTGCATGGAGATGGAGTACG TACCCAACACCATGGAGTGCATGCCGATAAGCTACACTGTAGGTGGGAGCAGGGGAGAGAACATGACGCTGACAGCTCTCACTATCATAG CGGCTGCCCGGAAGTCGGTAGCACTTCCCGTGAGCGCACTAATCATATCCGTCATGGGCGCCATATTTACTGTCGTAGGGAACATCAGACGGGACGTGAGGACACTGGTCGGCGCCGTCTGCTACGTCTTGGCCG GTTTGTCCCTTGCTGTCGGCATGATCTTGTACATCTCCGCCGTCAACGACGAGGTGGGTTACCGCAGCAGCACCATGCAGGAGGAAGGCGGCTTCAGCTACGGCTACGGCTGGTCCTTCTTCATTGCCGGCGTCGGCTTCTTGACCTCCGAGATCGCAGCCGTCGTCGGGGTGACGCTGTTCTTGAAGCGCAACGCCAAGATGGAGGACATGATTCGCATCATCCCCGGCCTCGAGGACAAAGTTGACCCGGTGCACGTGTACACGGGGAAGTGCGGGGTGCACAATGCGGGGGCCTCCCGCTTCAGTGACAATGCTTGA
- the LOC112573995 gene encoding voltage-dependent calcium channel gamma-5 subunit-like isoform X2: protein MKCSVYRLTIVSFAMAAMAVTVLSLAVATDSWLLMREKMVFEGLALNDSWTRVWAGMWRLCMEMEYVPNTMECMPISYTVGGSRGENMTLTALTIIGNIRRDVRTLVGAVCYVLAGLSLAVGMILYISAVNDEVGYRSSTMQEEGGFSYGYGWSFFIAGVGFLTSEIAAVVGVTLFLKRNAKMEDMIRIIPGLEDKVDPVHVYTGKCGVHNAGASRFSDNA from the exons ATGAAGTGCAGCGTGTACAGGTTGACCATCGTCTCCTTCGCCATGGCCGCCATGGCCGTCACGGTGCTGTCTCTGGCCGTGGCCACCGACTCCTGGCTGCTCATGCGTGAAAAGATGGTCTTCGAGGGCCTGGCGCTCAATGACTCGTGGACGCGCGTGTGGGCCGGAATGTGGCGACTGTGCATGGAGATGGAGTACG TACCCAACACCATGGAGTGCATGCCGATAAGCTACACTGTAGGTGGGAGCAGGGGAGAGAACATGACGCTGACAGCTCTCACTATCATAG GGAACATCAGACGGGACGTGAGGACACTGGTCGGCGCCGTCTGCTACGTCTTGGCCG GTTTGTCCCTTGCTGTCGGCATGATCTTGTACATCTCCGCCGTCAACGACGAGGTGGGTTACCGCAGCAGCACCATGCAGGAGGAAGGCGGCTTCAGCTACGGCTACGGCTGGTCCTTCTTCATTGCCGGCGTCGGCTTCTTGACCTCCGAGATCGCAGCCGTCGTCGGGGTGACGCTGTTCTTGAAGCGCAACGCCAAGATGGAGGACATGATTCGCATCATCCCCGGCCTCGAGGACAAAGTTGACCCGGTGCACGTGTACACGGGGAAGTGCGGGGTGCACAATGCGGGGGCCTCCCGCTTCAGTGACAATGCTTGA